The following coding sequences are from one Bradyrhizobium sp. 200 window:
- a CDS encoding peroxiredoxin, with translation MALQIGAVAPDFEAQTTEGKIKFHDWIGNSWALLFSHPKDFTPVCTTELGALAKLKPEFDRRSVKLMGLSVDPVDRHSKWSEDIKETQGAAPNYPMIGDTDYNVSKLYDMLPASTSGDPLTRTPADNQTVRNVFIIGPDKKIKLVLVYPMTTGRNFAEILRVIDSLQMTAKHRVATPADWQQGEDVIIAGSVSDDEAKTIYPAGWKAPKPYIRIVPQPK, from the coding sequence ATGGCACTCCAGATTGGCGCAGTCGCCCCCGATTTCGAAGCCCAGACCACCGAGGGAAAAATCAAATTCCACGACTGGATCGGCAATAGCTGGGCGCTTTTGTTCTCGCACCCGAAGGATTTCACGCCGGTTTGCACCACCGAACTCGGCGCTCTCGCAAAGTTGAAGCCGGAATTCGACAGGCGCAGCGTCAAGCTGATGGGCCTGAGCGTGGACCCTGTCGACAGACACTCCAAGTGGTCCGAGGACATCAAGGAGACGCAAGGCGCGGCACCGAACTATCCGATGATCGGCGATACCGATTACAACGTCTCCAAACTGTACGACATGCTGCCGGCCTCGACGTCAGGCGATCCGCTCACGCGCACGCCCGCCGACAACCAGACCGTCCGCAACGTCTTCATCATCGGGCCGGACAAGAAGATCAAGCTGGTGCTGGTCTATCCGATGACCACGGGACGCAATTTCGCGGAAATCCTGCGCGTCATCGACTCCCTGCAGATGACGGCCAAGCATCGCGTCGCGACGCCGGCCGACTGGCAACAGGGCGAGGACGTCATCATCGCGGGCTCCGTCAGCGATGATGAAGCAAAGACGATCTATCCGGCAGGCTGGAAGGCGCCGAAGCCCTACATCCGGATCGTGCCACAGCCGAAGTGA
- a CDS encoding alkaline phosphatase family protein translates to MRHTIVLLSAGLITLTASAATAQNASPRNLILFVPDGLRGRIVTPQTAPAMAEVRDKGVNFKNSHSLFPTFTMANGSAMASGHYLGDTGTFSNTIYTGYSSVPAGDTVVPFIENDAVLGDVDEHFNGDYLNEETILKMARAQGFSTAAIGKLGPTYLFDHTDGGKNTIVIDDSTGGKNGVPLSDDMKDALTKAGLPLVTTPRGENSKAGDAKTPGTTAANVAQQAYMADVASKVVLPMFKARNKPFVLVFWSRDPDGSQHNTGDSLNTITPGINGPTSMAGIKNADNNLAQLRKALDELGLAASTNIIISSDHGFSTISKESKTSPSAKMSYDDTPKDFLPMGFLAIDLAKALNLPLHDPNNKNAPVADNAHPKAGNGVLGKDPTKPDLVVATNGGSDLIYIPSKERKLAARTIKALLEQDYVSGIFVDDEFGNFPGTLPMSRLGLKGKAVTPHPSIVVNFRSWSSGCDEPTNCSVQVADTVLRQGQGMHGSFSRGDTLNFTAAIGPDFKSGYVDPLPVSNADVGATAAKLLGLTQNAKGKLIGRVVTEAMPNGATPIAHAGTVTSKPSANGLRTVLNFQRVGSQRYFDAAGFPGRTLGLEAEKQKTAGK, encoded by the coding sequence ATGCGCCACACAATCGTGTTGCTGTCCGCCGGACTGATCACGCTGACCGCAAGCGCAGCGACGGCGCAAAACGCCAGCCCGCGCAATCTTATCCTGTTCGTGCCGGACGGCCTGCGCGGCCGCATCGTGACGCCGCAGACTGCACCAGCGATGGCGGAAGTGCGCGACAAGGGCGTCAACTTCAAGAACTCGCACTCGCTGTTCCCGACCTTCACCATGGCGAACGGCTCGGCGATGGCCAGTGGCCATTACCTCGGCGATACCGGCACGTTCAGCAACACGATCTACACCGGCTATTCGTCCGTCCCGGCCGGCGACACGGTCGTACCCTTCATCGAAAACGACGCGGTGCTCGGCGACGTCGATGAGCATTTCAACGGCGACTATCTGAACGAAGAAACCATTCTGAAGATGGCCCGCGCGCAAGGCTTCTCGACTGCTGCGATCGGCAAGCTCGGCCCGACCTATCTTTTCGACCATACCGACGGTGGCAAGAATACCATCGTGATCGACGATTCCACCGGTGGCAAGAATGGCGTGCCGCTGTCCGACGACATGAAGGATGCGCTGACCAAGGCCGGCCTCCCTTTGGTGACGACCCCGCGCGGGGAAAACAGCAAGGCTGGTGATGCCAAGACCCCGGGCACCACGGCGGCCAATGTCGCGCAGCAAGCCTACATGGCTGACGTCGCATCCAAGGTCGTGCTGCCGATGTTCAAGGCGCGCAACAAGCCGTTCGTGCTGGTGTTTTGGTCGCGCGATCCCGACGGCAGCCAGCACAATACCGGCGACAGCCTCAATACCATTACCCCCGGCATCAACGGACCGACCTCGATGGCCGGCATCAAGAACGCCGACAACAATCTGGCCCAACTGCGCAAGGCGCTGGACGAGCTCGGCCTCGCCGCCTCGACCAACATCATCATATCCTCCGATCACGGCTTCTCGACGATTTCAAAGGAGAGCAAGACCAGTCCGTCGGCAAAGATGTCCTACGACGACACGCCGAAGGATTTCCTACCCATGGGCTTCCTGGCGATCGACCTTGCGAAGGCGCTGAACCTGCCGCTGCACGATCCCAACAACAAGAATGCGCCCGTGGCGGACAACGCCCATCCCAAGGCCGGCAACGGCGTGCTGGGAAAGGACCCGACGAAACCCGATCTCGTGGTCGCCACCAATGGCGGATCGGACTTGATCTATATCCCCAGCAAGGAACGCAAGCTGGCGGCTCGCACCATCAAGGCGCTGCTGGAGCAGGATTACGTCAGCGGCATTTTCGTCGATGACGAGTTCGGGAATTTTCCGGGCACGCTGCCAATGTCGCGGCTCGGACTCAAGGGCAAGGCGGTGACGCCGCATCCGTCGATCGTGGTCAATTTCCGCTCATGGTCATCCGGATGCGACGAGCCGACCAACTGCTCGGTGCAGGTTGCTGATACGGTGCTGCGGCAAGGCCAGGGCATGCATGGCAGCTTCAGCCGTGGCGATACCTTGAACTTCACGGCGGCGATCGGGCCCGACTTCAAATCGGGCTATGTCGATCCCCTCCCCGTCAGCAATGCCGACGTCGGCGCCACCGCGGCCAAGCTGCTGGGTCTCACGCAAAATGCCAAGGGCAAGCTGATCGGCCGCGTCGTGACCGAAGCGATGCCCAATGGCGCGACGCCGATAGCCCATGCCGGCACCGTGACGTCGAAACCGTCAGCGAACGGCCTGCGCACCGTGCTCAACTTCCAGCGCGTCGGCTCGCAACGCTATTTCGATGCGGCGGGTTTTCCCGGCCGCACGTTGGGACTGGAAGCGGAAAAACAGAAAACGGCGGGGAAATAA
- a CDS encoding DUF6328 family protein produces MNVESRLKTALDESRLLILGAQVLFGFQFEAVFQERFPDVSDTARLMHSAGLVLMLISISLLIAPSLFHQIIFAGDSRPGAIATATTLAGISLLPLTVGLGISVYVAFEHLFGRTFAIAAGSSFTAIGLALLYGLGFALRRDRKNQMQETSNKTSLKSKIEQMLTEARVIIPGGQALLGFQLIATLTKAFNELPDLFKYIHCAALCAVALAVILLMTPAALHRLGFQGEDDPEFFDIGSRLVIAASIPLAIGISGDVAVVFFKTTGNTVIALSAGAIALFALLAFWLAYPLWHRVRHAA; encoded by the coding sequence ATGAATGTCGAAAGCCGCCTGAAGACTGCGCTCGATGAATCACGGCTCCTGATCCTCGGAGCCCAGGTGCTGTTCGGATTCCAGTTCGAGGCGGTTTTTCAAGAGCGCTTTCCGGATGTCTCCGACACCGCCCGGCTTATGCACAGTGCCGGGCTCGTGCTGATGCTGATCAGTATCAGTCTTCTGATTGCCCCCTCGCTGTTTCATCAGATCATCTTCGCTGGAGACAGCCGCCCGGGAGCCATCGCCACGGCGACGACACTGGCCGGCATCAGCCTGCTGCCCCTGACGGTCGGATTGGGCATCTCGGTCTACGTGGCCTTCGAACACCTTTTCGGCCGCACCTTTGCTATCGCTGCCGGCTCGTCATTCACCGCGATCGGACTCGCACTGCTTTACGGCCTCGGCTTTGCGCTGAGACGGGATCGGAAGAACCAGATGCAGGAAACGTCAAACAAGACCTCGCTGAAATCCAAGATCGAGCAAATGCTGACGGAGGCCCGGGTCATCATCCCGGGCGGCCAGGCGCTTCTCGGATTTCAACTGATCGCCACGTTGACGAAAGCGTTCAATGAGCTGCCTGACCTGTTCAAATATATTCATTGTGCCGCGCTATGTGCGGTAGCGCTGGCGGTCATCCTTCTGATGACGCCCGCTGCGCTTCACCGCCTTGGCTTTCAGGGTGAAGATGACCCGGAATTTTTCGACATCGGCTCGCGTCTTGTGATCGCCGCCTCGATACCCCTGGCCATTGGTATTTCCGGCGACGTCGCGGTGGTGTTTTTCAAGACCACCGGAAACACGGTCATTGCCTTGAGCGCCGGTGCAATCGCACTGTTCGCGTTGCTCGCATTCTGGCTGGCCTATCCACTTTGGCACCGCGTTCGCCATGCGGCGTGA
- a CDS encoding PPC domain-containing DNA-binding protein, which produces MKSKRVGADAVAGLYVVILDSGEEAFAALTRFANESGISAASLTAIGAFERATVGWFDIASKTYRKIEVNEQCEVLSAIGDVAVGDDGKPSLHVHIVLGLADGSTRGGHLLSGTVRPTLEVVLTEVPATLRRKKRADLGIALIDLATACD; this is translated from the coding sequence ATGAAAAGCAAACGTGTGGGCGCCGACGCGGTGGCGGGCCTTTACGTCGTCATTCTGGATTCGGGCGAGGAAGCGTTTGCCGCGCTCACCCGTTTCGCCAATGAATCGGGCATATCAGCGGCGTCGCTGACGGCGATTGGCGCCTTCGAGCGGGCGACCGTCGGCTGGTTCGACATCGCCTCGAAGACCTACCGCAAGATCGAGGTCAATGAGCAATGCGAGGTGCTCAGTGCGATCGGGGACGTCGCCGTCGGCGATGACGGCAAGCCCAGCCTTCACGTCCACATCGTGCTTGGACTGGCCGACGGCTCGACCCGCGGCGGCCACCTCTTGTCGGGCACGGTGAGACCGACGCTCGAAGTGGTCTTGACCGAAGTCCCCGCAACGCTTCGACGAAAGAAGCGCGCTGACCTCGGGATCGCGCTGATCGATCTTGCGACGGCGTGCGACTAA